A DNA window from bacterium contains the following coding sequences:
- a CDS encoding DUF1559 domain-containing protein: MIRSRRAGFTLIELLVVIAIIAILAAILFPVFARARGKARQSACSSNMKQLALAIISYTTDYDGQTCYWSLDPLGAVPNNPTWDQQIMPYMKNAQILTCPDNKYNGESGTVPNQSSGPKRGYALPRYVSGINQDDPPNVVATVLLTEKGAYTPGTLSDAAVEHPRQSGKGLLYPSEAFRHNGGLNFAFLDGHVKWQNNGSGPFTSNGDGTCATASDWEPMNGSHIPGHMEYPEDWPAGTD, translated from the coding sequence ATGATACGTTCCAGACGCGCCGGGTTCACACTGATTGAGCTGCTGGTCGTCATTGCCATCATCGCCATTCTGGCCGCCATCCTCTTCCCGGTGTTTGCCCGGGCGCGAGGCAAGGCCCGCCAGTCGGCCTGCTCCTCGAACATGAAGCAGCTCGCACTGGCCATCATCAGCTACACGACTGACTATGACGGCCAGACGTGCTACTGGAGCTTGGACCCGCTCGGGGCCGTCCCCAACAACCCGACGTGGGACCAGCAGATCATGCCGTACATGAAGAACGCGCAGATCCTGACCTGCCCGGACAACAAGTACAACGGTGAGAGCGGCACGGTGCCCAATCAGTCCTCCGGCCCCAAGCGGGGCTATGCGCTGCCTCGCTATGTCAGCGGCATCAACCAGGACGATCCACCCAACGTCGTCGCGACAGTCCTGCTGACCGAGAAGGGCGCCTATACGCCGGGGACCCTCAGTGACGCGGCGGTGGAGCATCCGCGCCAGTCGGGCAAGGGGCTCTTGTACCCGAGTGAGGCCTTCCGCCACAATGGCGGCCTGAACTTCGCCTTCCTCGACGGCCACGTCAAGTGGCAGAACAACGGCTCGGGCCCGTTCACCAGCAATGGCGACGGCACGTGCGCCACGGCCTCCGACTGGGAGCCGATGAACGGCTCGCACATTCCGGGCCACATGGAGTACCCGGAGGACTGGCCGGCGGGGACGGACTAG
- a CDS encoding DUF1559 domain-containing protein: MTRRQPRGFTLIELLVVIAIIAILASILFPVFARARAKARQSACLSNLRQLGTAIAMYADDFDEMLPLWSLAGGAPDGSGRGAPPDCTWDTQILPYMKNTQILICGDNPYGRTYRSYAMPRYVSGQALGVFPNVTATVTLFEKGHYPPGAWEDAAGENFHQSTSMNPTPQYFHFGGKDFLFIDGHVKWYTASSGPFAENGGPGGEAGDCEAVGEHPTGDWPA, translated from the coding sequence ATGACCCGCCGTCAGCCCCGCGGCTTCACGCTCATCGAGCTGTTGGTCGTCATCGCCATCATCGCCATCCTGGCCTCGATCCTCTTCCCCGTGTTCGCCCGTGCCCGCGCCAAGGCCCGGCAGTCGGCCTGCCTGTCGAACCTGCGGCAACTCGGCACGGCCATCGCCATGTACGCCGACGACTTCGACGAGATGCTGCCGCTGTGGTCACTCGCCGGGGGCGCTCCGGATGGCTCCGGTCGTGGGGCGCCGCCCGACTGCACCTGGGACACGCAGATCCTGCCGTACATGAAGAACACCCAGATCCTCATCTGCGGGGACAACCCCTACGGCCGCACGTATCGTTCGTACGCCATGCCGCGCTATGTCAGCGGCCAGGCGCTGGGCGTCTTCCCCAACGTCACCGCGACCGTGACGCTCTTTGAGAAGGGGCACTACCCGCCGGGCGCGTGGGAAGATGCGGCCGGGGAGAACTTCCACCAGTCCACGAGCATGAACCCTACGCCGCAGTACTTCCACTTCGGCGGCAAGGACTTCCTGTTCATTGACGGGCACGTGAAGTGGTACACGGCGTCGTCAGGCCCGTTCGCCGAGAACGGAGGCCCTGGCGGCGAGGCCGGCGACTGCGAGGCCGTGGGCGAGCATCCCACGGGAGACTGGCCGGCGTAG
- a CDS encoding DUF6504 family protein: protein MPTSLRDVSESHRGAMRAHGHAQRRGGRRTELISERIEVELSDDERALRVPVAFTWRGQRYVIRQIVSVWVDAGFGAGEVTRTWYRRRHRNAYRVETEGGEVFEVYLDRGGSRRDWVLAKKLE from the coding sequence GTGCCGACATCGCTCCGCGATGTCAGCGAATCGCATCGCGGAGCGATGCGGGCACACGGGCACGCGCAGAGGAGAGGAGGGCGGCGTACGGAGCTGATCAGCGAGCGCATTGAGGTGGAACTGAGCGACGACGAGCGCGCGCTGCGTGTGCCCGTGGCCTTCACGTGGCGCGGGCAGCGGTACGTCATCCGGCAGATCGTCAGCGTATGGGTGGATGCGGGCTTCGGGGCGGGCGAGGTGACACGCACCTGGTACCGGCGACGGCACCGCAACGCCTATCGCGTCGAGACGGAGGGGGGAGAGGTCTTCGAGGTGTACCTGGACCGCGGCGGGTCGCGCCGGGACTGGGTGTTGGCGAAGAAGCTGGAGTGA
- a CDS encoding M55 family metallopeptidase: protein MKVFITVDMEGISGLVRWDANDRQRERELMTAEANAAIAGAFAGGATEVLVGEAHANMRNLMPEAVDERARFFSGEPKPLNHMGGLDESFGLALLIGYHARAGARNAVMCHTYDLHIHRLAFNGIEVGELGTDAALAGHLGVPIGLVAGDRAACDEGRALLGDIETVAVKDGRGRYVASCLPPAVARQQITEAAARAVSSASRFQPFVIPGPVTCEVEFTKPECADMVEPLPFVERTSGREIRFVQPDLAQTFHVFNALNFLSGRA from the coding sequence ATGAAAGTCTTCATCACGGTAGACATGGAAGGCATATCGGGGCTGGTGCGCTGGGATGCCAACGACCGCCAGCGCGAGCGGGAGCTGATGACCGCCGAGGCCAACGCCGCCATCGCCGGGGCGTTCGCGGGTGGAGCGACCGAAGTGCTCGTGGGCGAGGCCCATGCCAACATGCGCAACCTCATGCCCGAGGCGGTGGACGAGCGTGCCCGCTTCTTCTCCGGCGAGCCCAAGCCGCTCAACCACATGGGCGGTCTCGACGAGAGCTTCGGCCTGGCGCTGCTGATCGGCTACCACGCCCGCGCCGGCGCCCGGAATGCCGTCATGTGCCACACGTACGACCTGCACATCCACCGGCTGGCGTTCAACGGGATCGAGGTCGGCGAGCTGGGCACCGACGCGGCGTTGGCCGGGCACCTGGGCGTGCCCATCGGCCTGGTGGCAGGCGACCGCGCTGCGTGCGACGAGGGCCGCGCGTTGCTGGGCGACATCGAGACCGTGGCGGTCAAGGACGGGCGGGGGCGCTATGTGGCGAGTTGCCTGCCCCCGGCGGTGGCGCGGCAGCAGATCACGGAGGCCGCCGCGCGCGCCGTGTCCAGCGCCAGCCGCTTCCAGCCCTTCGTCATCCCCGGGCCGGTCACGTGCGAGGTCGAGTTCACCAAGCCCGAGTGCGCCGACATGGTTGAGCCGTTGCCCTTCGTGGAACGCACGTCCGGGCGCGAGATCCGCTTCGTCCAGCCGGACCTGGCCCAGACCTTCCATGTCTTCAACGCCCTCAACTTCCTGTCAGGGCGGGCGTGA
- a CDS encoding NUDIX domain-containing protein: MLDEEKFRNSIKAVIIRDARVLLTVNQDPWGEFLLLPGGGQRFGETMAEALQRECREELGCAVIVGDLLGIREYIGAHHEFAAHDSDVHQVEVMFRCELAPGCEPRTGDLADDEGDWAQTGVAWVPLTELQDRRIYPSVLKEWLPALPEPERRYLGDVN, encoded by the coding sequence ATGCTCGACGAGGAGAAGTTCCGCAACTCCATCAAGGCCGTCATCATCCGTGACGCCCGCGTGCTCCTCACGGTGAACCAGGACCCGTGGGGGGAGTTCCTCCTCCTCCCCGGCGGCGGCCAGCGCTTCGGCGAGACTATGGCTGAGGCACTGCAGCGCGAATGCCGTGAGGAGCTGGGGTGCGCGGTCATCGTCGGCGACCTCCTGGGCATCCGCGAGTATATCGGCGCCCACCACGAGTTCGCGGCCCACGACAGCGACGTGCACCAGGTCGAGGTGATGTTCCGCTGCGAGTTGGCGCCCGGCTGCGAGCCGCGCACTGGCGACCTCGCCGACGACGAGGGCGACTGGGCGCAGACGGGAGTGGCGTGGGTGCCGCTGACGGAACTGCAGGATCGCCGCATCTACCCGTCGGTGCTGAAGGAGTGGCTGCCGGCCCTGCCGGAGCCGGAGCGGCGGTACTTGGGGGATGTGAACTGA
- a CDS encoding GrpB family protein — MPDSIIIVPYDPEWPRLFAELGARLRRALGPVALRIDHIGSTSIPGMAAKPVIDVVVSVASFEPLATIGAPLEGLGFVHRASNPDLTKRYFREAPGERRTHIHVRRAGSWSEQFALLFRDYMRAHDADCRWYEAIKRQLAEQYRDDRQGYTNAKAPYLWEIMQKADPWAQATGWTPGPSDA; from the coding sequence ATGCCCGACTCCATCATCATCGTCCCGTATGACCCCGAGTGGCCGCGCCTGTTCGCGGAGTTGGGTGCACGCCTACGTCGGGCGTTGGGGCCTGTGGCGCTGCGCATTGACCACATCGGCTCCACCTCCATCCCGGGCATGGCGGCCAAGCCGGTCATTGACGTGGTGGTGTCGGTCGCCAGCTTCGAGCCGCTGGCGACCATCGGGGCGCCGCTTGAGGGCCTCGGCTTCGTGCATCGGGCGAGCAACCCGGACCTGACCAAGCGCTACTTCCGCGAGGCGCCCGGGGAACGCCGCACACATATCCACGTGCGCCGCGCCGGCAGTTGGTCGGAGCAGTTCGCACTGCTCTTCCGCGACTACATGCGCGCCCACGACGCGGACTGCCGGTGGTACGAAGCGATCAAGCGCCAACTGGCGGAGCAGTACCGTGACGACCGCCAGGGCTACACCAACGCCAAGGCGCCGTACCTGTGGGAGATCATGCAGAAGGCGGACCCCTGGGCCCAGGCCACCGGCTGGACGCCCGGCCCGTCGGATGCCTAG
- a CDS encoding Gfo/Idh/MocA family oxidoreductase, which translates to MSEPRKARLAFVGCGGFTTASIFPCLPLSPRIEIVAVCDLLEEKARAASRLFNACPVYTDMHKMLDEIEVDGVFAIGPAPTQYAVAPQIMKRGLPVYVEKPSANTSKEALEMVKIAEDNGVWGQVGFMKRFAPAYQMAQNILRKPEFGPLNMLNCKWGQGAYPRIWGIDSAQRAFLIGQCCHLMDLIRYFGGDVATVQTIFREPPQNPADPHESTRCAYLTNVTFASGVIGSLNLSNMETGSFRDLEEKLELISMDNVVTVHRVSHVNWRRGDEWDETPTNSGWYSYDYDSRGMSVRSSHAANGYVGEVQHFALRCLGEADKGISGDLMDSVKSLQIGEAIYESAMNGGKVVQVKQGA; encoded by the coding sequence GTGTCCGAACCTCGCAAAGCTCGTCTGGCCTTCGTCGGTTGCGGAGGCTTCACCACTGCCTCGATCTTCCCGTGCCTGCCGCTGTCCCCGCGCATCGAGATCGTCGCCGTGTGCGACCTGCTCGAGGAGAAGGCGCGGGCCGCCTCGCGGCTCTTCAACGCCTGCCCCGTCTACACCGACATGCACAAGATGCTGGATGAGATTGAGGTGGATGGCGTGTTCGCCATCGGCCCCGCGCCGACGCAGTACGCCGTCGCCCCGCAGATCATGAAGCGCGGCCTTCCCGTCTATGTCGAGAAGCCCTCGGCCAACACCTCGAAAGAGGCGCTGGAGATGGTGAAGATCGCCGAAGACAACGGCGTGTGGGGGCAGGTCGGGTTCATGAAGCGCTTCGCACCCGCCTATCAGATGGCCCAGAACATCCTGCGCAAGCCGGAGTTCGGCCCGCTCAACATGCTCAACTGCAAGTGGGGCCAGGGCGCGTACCCGCGGATCTGGGGCATTGACTCGGCCCAGCGCGCGTTCCTGATCGGCCAGTGCTGCCACCTGATGGACCTGATCCGCTACTTCGGCGGCGACGTGGCGACCGTGCAGACCATTTTCCGGGAGCCGCCGCAGAACCCGGCCGACCCGCACGAGTCCACCCGTTGCGCCTATCTGACCAATGTCACCTTCGCAAGCGGCGTGATCGGCTCACTCAACCTCAGTAACATGGAGACCGGGAGCTTCCGCGACCTGGAGGAGAAACTCGAACTCATCAGCATGGACAACGTCGTGACCGTCCATCGCGTGTCGCACGTCAACTGGCGCCGCGGCGACGAGTGGGACGAGACGCCGACCAACTCCGGTTGGTACTCGTATGACTACGACTCCCGGGGCATGAGCGTCCGTAGCTCGCATGCGGCCAACGGCTACGTGGGTGAGGTGCAGCACTTCGCGCTCCGGTGCCTGGGCGAGGCCGACAAGGGCATCTCGGGCGATCTGATGGACAGCGTGAAGTCGCTGCAGATCGGCGAGGCGATCTACGAGAGCGCGATGAACGGCGGGAAGGTCGTCCAGGTGAAGCAGGGGGCGTAG
- a CDS encoding VCBS repeat-containing protein — MSRPLTLAAVVPVVLLMVISAGHADLPNGFRPNPRAALWHELLCVGQELPRVGDFDGDGRDDIAIFVRDTKPEPGRGDCGVAFSGLTRFTREIQKFHDMLCVGNEIPVIGDFDGNHQDDVAVFVRDTKPEPERGAVGVALSRGSYFQELAKWHKHLCVGQQVPLAGDVNGDGRDDIIVFVKDSPDPNPGPDSIPQQAGNVLVALARTTSGFERPVVWHNFFCIGNEVPKVADCDGNGKADILTFVPDRGEVYVALSDGSRFGQSRVWATDWCHQGEIPEVGDVNGDNLADLIAFGRTPPQGVYDRNVGWVFTALNQFLPAPQHFGASVQRHEYFCVGNETPLVGDFNGDRKTDICALVGDTQSSGMRGNAYVALSSFGQQRTWRLKLDSMHLNGISEDPLIGPSGDEPYFVVVQFRSRFNTAGSTRAWQGNTPSEFVSNQKAHTDVNIPAAMGQCDFPNVASFTIADGCRLQRPEVLGAIVLGLEHDFSPWSDITNLVSRAINGAVAPALRNLVETRPIPMTPEATQQLINDAQNLGPQLMGSMNLSAWDLIGFLFNAGFDADDFVDYHAFLWLAADPETERYLQAPTSLPRNVHFGVLKDTRYVQGMAGNLDFDGGSIDSHAAGASYTVYATLSLQP, encoded by the coding sequence ATGTCCAGGCCGCTGACGCTCGCCGCCGTGGTGCCGGTCGTTCTGCTGATGGTGATCTCCGCCGGGCACGCGGACCTGCCCAACGGGTTCCGCCCGAACCCGCGGGCTGCCCTGTGGCACGAACTGCTGTGCGTTGGCCAGGAGTTGCCTCGCGTCGGTGACTTCGACGGCGACGGTCGCGACGACATCGCGATCTTCGTGCGCGACACCAAGCCGGAGCCGGGGCGCGGCGACTGCGGCGTGGCCTTCTCGGGGCTGACGCGCTTCACCCGGGAGATCCAGAAGTTCCACGACATGCTGTGCGTGGGGAACGAGATCCCCGTCATCGGCGACTTCGATGGCAACCACCAGGATGATGTGGCCGTGTTCGTGCGCGACACCAAGCCCGAGCCGGAGCGCGGGGCGGTGGGCGTGGCGCTCTCACGGGGCAGCTACTTCCAGGAACTCGCCAAGTGGCACAAGCACCTGTGCGTGGGGCAACAGGTTCCGCTGGCGGGCGACGTCAACGGCGATGGCCGCGATGACATCATCGTCTTCGTCAAGGACTCGCCCGACCCCAATCCGGGACCGGACTCCATCCCGCAGCAGGCCGGGAATGTACTCGTGGCCCTGGCGCGAACGACCAGTGGCTTTGAGCGTCCCGTCGTCTGGCACAACTTCTTCTGCATCGGCAACGAGGTGCCGAAGGTGGCCGACTGCGACGGGAATGGGAAGGCCGACATCCTCACCTTCGTGCCGGACCGCGGCGAGGTCTATGTGGCCCTGTCGGACGGCTCACGCTTTGGCCAGTCGCGAGTGTGGGCCACCGACTGGTGCCACCAGGGCGAGATCCCCGAGGTGGGTGACGTCAACGGGGACAATCTGGCGGACCTGATCGCCTTCGGCCGCACGCCCCCACAGGGCGTCTACGACCGCAACGTCGGCTGGGTCTTCACCGCACTCAACCAGTTCCTGCCGGCGCCGCAACACTTCGGGGCCTCGGTGCAGCGCCACGAGTACTTCTGCGTGGGCAACGAGACGCCGCTGGTCGGCGACTTCAACGGCGACCGGAAGACGGACATCTGCGCGCTCGTGGGCGACACGCAGAGCTCGGGCATGCGCGGCAACGCCTATGTGGCCCTGTCGAGCTTCGGGCAGCAGCGCACCTGGCGGCTCAAGCTGGATAGCATGCACCTCAACGGCATCTCCGAGGACCCGCTCATCGGCCCGAGCGGCGATGAGCCGTACTTCGTGGTCGTACAGTTCCGCTCGCGCTTCAACACGGCGGGCTCCACGCGCGCGTGGCAGGGGAACACGCCCTCCGAGTTCGTGAGCAACCAGAAGGCGCACACGGATGTCAACATCCCGGCCGCCATGGGCCAGTGCGACTTCCCCAACGTGGCGAGCTTCACCATCGCCGACGGCTGCCGGCTGCAGCGGCCGGAGGTCCTCGGCGCCATCGTCCTGGGCCTGGAGCATGACTTCAGCCCCTGGTCGGACATCACCAACCTGGTCAGCCGCGCCATCAACGGCGCGGTGGCCCCGGCGCTCCGGAACCTGGTCGAGACCCGGCCGATTCCCATGACGCCGGAGGCGACGCAGCAGCTCATCAACGACGCTCAGAACCTCGGCCCGCAGCTCATGGGCTCCATGAACCTGAGCGCCTGGGATCTGATCGGCTTCCTGTTCAACGCGGGGTTCGACGCGGACGACTTCGTGGACTACCACGCCTTCCTGTGGCTGGCCGCCGACCCCGAGACCGAGCGGTACCTGCAAGCGCCCACGAGCCTGCCGCGCAACGTGCACTTCGGGGTGCTGAAGGATACGCGCTACGTGCAGGGCATGGCCGGCAACCTGGACTTCGACGGCGGCTCCATAGACTCCCATGCCGCGGGCGCCTCATACACCGTCTACGCCACTCTGAGCCTGCAGCCGTAG
- a CDS encoding sugar phosphate isomerase/epimerase, whose product MADIKFSIREGMVPGRNVMERFELLAQVGVAGCEITNSTSWEDVEAVKAAAAATGVQPNIWSAKDLAVLQADAGARREAIASCQEALKMAGQVGAVGFILPPLIMCKMRNLPRINDLSPLMSTAEAERKLLAEIMKRDLAPVALEAGADVVIEPLNRYEQWWPCSLQHGIDICADAGNQGVCIMADFFHMNIEDASYYDSIKAGGALIKNVHLADSQRLLPGWGHTDFHPGFKALKEIGYSHYLGFECGIPGDFAECVSKSMDYCRKVWDEA is encoded by the coding sequence ATGGCTGACATCAAGTTCTCAATCCGTGAAGGCATGGTCCCGGGGCGCAATGTCATGGAGCGCTTCGAGCTGCTGGCGCAGGTCGGCGTCGCCGGCTGCGAGATCACCAATAGCACCAGTTGGGAGGACGTCGAGGCGGTCAAGGCCGCCGCGGCGGCCACAGGGGTACAGCCCAACATCTGGTCGGCGAAGGACCTTGCCGTGCTGCAGGCCGATGCCGGGGCGCGCCGCGAGGCCATCGCGTCCTGCCAGGAAGCCCTGAAGATGGCCGGGCAGGTCGGCGCGGTCGGCTTCATTCTGCCCCCGCTCATCATGTGCAAGATGCGCAACCTGCCGCGCATCAATGACCTGTCGCCGCTGATGAGCACCGCCGAGGCGGAGCGGAAGCTCCTGGCCGAGATCATGAAGCGGGACCTGGCGCCCGTGGCCCTCGAAGCCGGCGCGGACGTCGTCATCGAGCCGCTGAACCGCTACGAGCAGTGGTGGCCGTGCAGCCTGCAGCATGGGATTGACATCTGCGCCGATGCCGGCAACCAGGGCGTCTGCATCATGGCGGACTTCTTCCACATGAACATCGAGGACGCCAGCTACTACGACAGCATCAAGGCGGGCGGCGCGCTCATCAAGAACGTGCACCTGGCCGACAGCCAGCGCCTGCTGCCCGGCTGGGGCCACACGGACTTCCACCCCGGCTTCAAGGCCCTCAAGGAGATCGGCTATAGCCACTATCTGGGCTTTGAGTGCGGCATTCCCGGCGACTTCGCCGAGTGCGTGAGCAAGTCCATGGACTACTGCCGCAAGGTGTGGGACGAGGCGTAG